In the Bicyclus anynana chromosome 22, ilBicAnyn1.1, whole genome shotgun sequence genome, ttggattttttaaatgagcATTATTCCAAATTGTACATATATAATTTGCTCGCAGAAATTGCTGCAGTAGTTCGGAAGGTGGTAGGTTGCTAGCGTCAAAATTTCGCAACTTCTTTCGGTCAAAAGCTTCGTTTACATCGGAGACTGTGTACGAGTCGATGAATATTTGAAGTCTAgcggcatcaacatcaattacATTAGGGACATTATAGACATTGCATATAAATCtctgaataatataaaagatattttgttgatgatttaaatttttaattaattcgttgTTGCCGAAGTTCTTGAAAGCTTCCTGGTACTCtggatctttttttaatatcttatacggttttaattttccttttctgAAGAGCGCAGGATTAAAATCACAACCTGTGATGGCATGAAATCCAGGTAAGCTCTGACAAGTTAACAGTTCCAACTCTGCATGTATTTTGGTTAGGTCCACATACCTTAAATTATTTCCAGTGCCTGTAAGCATCCAAACAACCGAATCACTTTTAAGATGATGCATGTTACCAAGCATTATAGCCGCAATATCGGTATCAGCACTTCTTATTACTATTTCTGCTGGATAGTTGATGCATGATATACTATCTTTGTATCTGCTTCCTCGTGTGCTGGGCATGACAACTCTTCATCAATCCTTGAGACAACTTTGTTGCAATtatcaacagtaaaagaatgacACTTTCTGAAATTGATGTATATTGTTTTGTTGCCAATAAATGGCACCACTTCATCAGTAGCCcaatgtgaaataaaaaaatcaactaaagcttctttgaaatttaaatttttcaactcATCTATGGATGGTGCGCAGTAAAAGAACGCACTCGACTAAGCGCTCTATCTCACTCGCACCTACTTGAAGTTGTTACCCcgcgctcgcacctatagtggactttcgatgtgtctggcaagatgtaaaaaccacgaaaactgtccggctattgaggtaacatctttttataagtccccaagtaacatatataaaatttagcttttatactataacgaaagtataattataatttattaaagtttaggggtgtctggcagggggtagcaactggcataagtgtccggcaatggatgacgagatttttaaagttatcccgaaggaaatattaaaaaattgagctttatactttaacgaatttcaagtactattttatacacctttactacctgttacctgcccaagtaaccacaacccaaactttatagtcgctggtcgttcttacctgtgtaggagacatctacagagaaactttcaacttttataaaataacgaaggtctggctgtcgtgggctcttgctctatattattttataagatgcttgtaaaaaaaaaagattttacagAAATCttgccttgtcgtatttataaagTAATCACGCAGTTGGTGGCAGGCggtgtttttcagtataaaattcacatttattcgtatgcatagatagggtaccttctaattttaaggtatatcttttttatcCCTGTTTTTTaagattggttaccatttgcttttttcttagtttaatcacgattaacaactattaatgggtttccattatgtacgctacttctatctgctagtcccaaaatacatgcaacctcgccattctccttaAAAGCaatctaatacagttaaatctatctatctatacttttaataaatctgtagagagggcAATTCTGTAGTAACACCACAAATTTCCAGTTGCGTGCACAAGGATTTCAGCTAAGCAGAGCATTATACGTAAAAATTGTACTTAAAACTAGAAAATTCTTCCTTCAATAAAGGCTCGTGAAGAATCCTCCAGGTATATATTGCATTTATgcgtctatgaagtgcacgtcatatttgaaacgtcaattggttataaatagtcaattgacgtttcaaaagtgcttttaaactgagcctactggaaataaatgaattttgttttttttttattttgtagattttttCAGCTTTagatctgctgagaagaaccggcaagaaactcaaactCTTTTAAGTTTAGCCGGGCTAGTATGTAGAACAGCTAGACCGACTTTAATGAAACTTccattggaagatagaggagatcATTGAACAATATGAAGGCTATATAATCCTGAAATAACTAACcgatatttgtgaaaaaaataataattatctttaataatatttatctttataatataagtaattataagTTGGTACTGTAGCTACTTTGGTTTATTGTTCTTAAGATTAGCTATTTGATAAAGGcaataaatataaagataataagaattaaaaaaaagcagtaGGTTTCGTAATATAATTTGAGTAGGTTATTAAAAAATGGGTCAATAAGATTTCGTAAATgagtaaatagttttaatttaaactatgacctaaataattttataccttACGTACCTATTCTTTatagttttgataaaaaaaaaacattggtactcatttaaaaatctatacaattaaatttaattaaagcgtccattttagggttccgtacgcAAAGGATAAAACGGGATTCTATTACTAAAACTTCGCTGTTCCTCCAATCAGTACGTCCGTCTGTCTATCACCAGGCTGTTATCTTAAGCACCGTGTGAATAGCCTCTATAATAACAAATGCTAcataaaagaatattatacGTATTTATGAGGATTCCCATAAAACAAACCTGATTTATTGGCCGTTTTTGTAGATTGTACGGAACTCATCGTGGGCGAGTCCAACTCGGACTTGACTGGTTTTTATTGTTACTTTTATTCAAATTCTATACATCAGATCTCTactcttttaaattaaaattattatggatcaatttttaaatttgctatgtgtgtgaagtcagcagtaccccattgggccagcgtattAGCCTAATCCCCACAGATCACCTGATGTCATCCACAGGTAATCTGTGCTaatccctctcactctgagagaagactcgtgctcaaaagcgagccgaatatgggttgataatgaagataaaTAAATCTCTTCAGATTCAAAAGATATGACGTAGGTTTTTCAAatttccaccctaccgacaaaaatgtaccgtcaagcgatttagcgttctgtttcgatgtcgtctagaaaccgaaaaggggtgtggattttcatcctcctcctaacaagttagccatccatcttagactgcatcatcacttaccatcaggtgagattgtagtcaaggggtaacttgtaaagaatgaaaataaaaatgcttaCCTTGCATGGAAATCATTATGATGCACTATATTCAGCTCATACAGCTGAGCGCTAACCACAGCACACACACTCAAAAACACTGACGTCCTGACACTCAGCATTGTGAGTGACTTGTCCGACTCGACG is a window encoding:
- the LOC128199343 gene encoding uncharacterized protein LOC128199343, whose product is MLGNMHHLKSDSVVWMLTGTGNNLRYVDLTKIHAELELLTCQSLPGFHAITGCDFNPALFRKGKLKPYKILKKDPEYQEAFKNFGNNELIKNLNHQQNIFYIIQRFICNVYNVPNVIDVDAARLQIFIDSYTVSDVNEAFDRKKLRNFDASNLPPSELLQQFLRANYICTIWNNAHLKNPTTYQPENNGWVLKDDKYQFKWFEGDQLPSYVSDSLKTQSDTEEEGDVEDDSAIDWSSSDEENENIDDNV